From Bombyx mori chromosome 10, ASM3026992v2, a single genomic window includes:
- the Hsp70-14 gene encoding heat shock 70 kDa protein 14-like: MASAYGIHLGNSTACLASFTNGTISVIANDAGDRVTPAIIALNGTEWEIGLPAKSGQASSKSIIKHNKRLMNCDFNEDDLSYVELSSSCQIQNDEKLVYEFQTSETTLYSSPDNIATKIYAKLFTIASHSVKNEGDLKLVLAAPLHWSNESRERLVKCAELAGFEVLQVISEPAAALLAYNIEENLEDVNVLIYRLGGSSCDVSIAKVSAGFVSVEKNIFRSDLGGQYLTKDLADFIAQEFKQKWKLDPQESKRAMAKLLNHADNCKNVLSTLNSAHVFIESLLDGVDWSQNVSRARFENIISSKIASYVEPAEKLIQSFDGKISKIVLCGGSMKIPKLQSTIANLIPDAEVLSGINPDEVIAIGCAKEAGLLLDVPEFSMNDLNTEVEFLGKDVYMKYLDQTVHLFKEGTPPFAQFVQSVEAEQEIKDIDFTLHTSPESEAYATESFNIENLKKPFSLKATLQQSSIKLEVE, from the coding sequence ATGGCATCAGCTTACGGAATACATTTGGGTAACAGTACAGCATGCTTAGCATCGTTTACGAACGGCACAATATCTGTGATAGCCAATGACGCCGGCGATCGTGTCACCCCCGCAATAATTGCTCTAAATGGTACAGAATGGGAAATTGGCCTTCCAGCAAAGTCAGGACAAGCGTCATCGAAGTCAATTATTAAGCACAATAAACGGCTAATGAACTGTGATTTCAATGAAGATGATTTGTCATATGTTGAGTTATCATCATCGTGCCAAATTCAGAACGACGAAAAACTTGTATATGAATTCCAGACAAGCGAAACAACATTATACTCTAGTCCTGATAACATCGCCACTAAAATTTATGCTAAACTATTTACGATTGCTAGTCATTCTGTGAAGAATGAGGGTGATCTCAAATTGGTGCTCGCTGCCCCACTACATTGGTCAAATGAAAGCAGAGAACGCTTAGTAAAATGCGCAGAACTGGCGGGATTCGAAGTACTTCAAGTGATTAGTGAACCGGCTGCTGCTTTATTAGCCTATAACATTGAAGAAAATCTAGAAGATGTGAATGTACTTATTTATCGACTTGGTGGATCATCTTGTGATGTATCTATTGCCAAAGTATCAGCTGGTTTTGTTagtgttgaaaaaaatatttttcgttcGGATTTAGGCGGACAGTACTTGACAAAAGATCTTGCTGATTTTATTGCACAAGAATTTAAACAGAAGTGGAAGTTAGACCCTCAGGAAAGTAAAAGAGCCATGGCCAAACTTTTAAACCATGCTGATAACTGTAAAAACGTTTTATCTACTTTAAATTCAGCTCATGTATTTATTGAGTCATTGCTTGATGGTGTTGACTGGAGCCAAAATGTGTCTCGGGCTAGATTTGAGAACATAATATCATCAAAAATAGCTTCCTATGTAGAGCCTGCCGAGAAGCTAATACAAAGTTTTGATGGTAAAATTAGCAAAATTGTGTTATGTGGAGGGAGTATGAAGATACCTAAATTACAGTCTACCATTGCAAATTTGATTCCTGATGCTGAAGTTCTGTCGGGTATAAACCCTGATGAGGTAATAGCTATTGGTTGTGCTAAAGAGGCAGGGTTGTTATTAGATGTTCCAGAATTTTCTATGAACGATTTAAATACAGAAGTTGAATTCTTAGGCAAAGATGTGTATATGAAATATTTAGATCAAACAGTCCACCTGTTTAAGGAAGGTACACCTCCATTTGCACAATTTGTTCAAAGTGTGGAAGCAGAGCAAGAAATAAAAGATATTGATTTCACCTTACACACATCACCTGAAAGTGAGGCTTATGCTACAGAATCATTCAATATTGAGAATCTTAAAAAACCTTTTTCATTAAAAGCAACATTACAACAATCAAGTATAAAATTGGAAGTTGAATAA